A single Natranaerobius thermophilus JW/NM-WN-LF DNA region contains:
- the rarD gene encoding EamA family transporter RarD, producing MGANEAKKGVFLGLSAYILWGLLPLYWDLLDQVPAEQVLAHRIFWSCFFVGFIVCINKNWRMVGNIFKSRRNLAITLLAAVVISANWFTYIWGVQANRVVEASMGYYINPLVAVMLGVLVLKEKLSTTKKISVAIATLGVLVMTFSYGQFPWVALVLAFTFAFYGLIKKTIPVDPIPGLFLETAILAPIVLAYLTFHEVQGTGALGDAPLHLILLLMGAGVATSTPLLLFSMAARKVKLSTVGFMQYISPTLSLYLGVFIFNEPFTSIHLFTFGCIWIALALYTWDSVKTYRESRNMKAEAVSSTSNYD from the coding sequence ATGGGGGCCAATGAAGCTAAAAAAGGGGTTTTTCTAGGATTATCAGCTTATATTCTCTGGGGATTACTCCCTCTTTACTGGGATTTATTAGACCAAGTGCCGGCTGAACAAGTTCTTGCTCACCGAATATTTTGGTCTTGCTTTTTTGTTGGATTTATTGTGTGTATTAATAAAAACTGGAGAATGGTAGGAAATATTTTTAAAAGTAGAAGGAATTTGGCCATAACTTTGTTGGCCGCTGTTGTTATCAGTGCGAACTGGTTCACTTACATTTGGGGAGTTCAGGCCAATAGGGTAGTAGAAGCTAGTATGGGATATTATATAAATCCTTTAGTAGCTGTGATGTTAGGTGTATTGGTATTAAAGGAAAAATTGAGTACCACTAAGAAAATATCAGTTGCCATTGCCACCCTAGGTGTATTAGTGATGACATTCAGTTATGGACAATTTCCTTGGGTCGCATTAGTGCTGGCATTTACTTTTGCGTTTTACGGATTAATAAAAAAGACTATCCCTGTCGATCCTATACCGGGGTTGTTTTTGGAAACAGCTATTTTAGCACCAATTGTTTTAGCATACTTAACTTTTCATGAAGTTCAAGGGACGGGAGCCCTAGGGGACGCTCCTTTACATCTGATTTTATTGTTAATGGGAGCAGGGGTGGCCACATCAACACCGCTACTTTTATTTTCCATGGCGGCAAGGAAAGTAAAATTGTCAACTGTAGGGTTTATGCAGTACATTTCTCCTACCCTTAGCTTGTATTTAGGGGTATTTATTTTTAATGAACCCTTCACATCAATTCATTTATTTACTTTTGGCTGCATTTGGATTGCCCTAGCCTTATATACCTGGGATAGTGTTAAAACCTATAGAGAAAGTCGGAATATGAAAGCAGAAGCTGTATCTTCTACATCAAATTATGATTAG
- a CDS encoding DMT family transporter, with amino-acid sequence MAQGVIFSILAGIFVTVQGVFNARLSDQINFWHTNTWVHGTGFLVALTMLMILEGTPNFSNMTNVKPHYLLGGVMGAIIVFSVMKGVSVLGASYAITLLLMAQIVSSLIVSVFGLFGDPTVNLSITQILGLVMMVAGVLLYQLF; translated from the coding sequence ATGGCACAAGGCGTTATTTTTTCTATTTTAGCAGGGATATTTGTAACAGTACAGGGAGTTTTTAATGCCAGGTTAAGTGATCAAATAAATTTTTGGCATACTAATACCTGGGTCCATGGGACTGGATTTTTGGTAGCTCTTACAATGCTAATGATTCTAGAAGGAACTCCCAATTTTTCGAATATGACCAATGTAAAGCCTCATTATCTTTTGGGTGGAGTTATGGGAGCAATAATAGTATTTAGCGTAATGAAAGGGGTAAGTGTCCTAGGAGCCAGCTATGCCATCACGCTGTTATTAATGGCTCAAATTGTATCAAGCTTAATAGTCAGTGTTTTTGGGCTCTTTGGAGACCCGACGGTAAACCTTTCGATAACCCAAATACTCGGTCTTGTAATGATGGTTGCAGGAGTTTTACTGTACCAATTGTTTTAA